Genomic segment of Planctomycetota bacterium:
CTCTGGGCGGCTAATGGCGCCAACCCGCGCACCAAGAACTTCATTGCCCGCAATGTCCCGTCCGCCGGCGGAATCTTTCCGATGACGGTTTACCTGTTGAATAAGAACGGGATTTATCGCTATCAGCCATTAACCCATTCCCTGGCGCTGGTAAAGGAAGGTGACGCGAGAAAGGAATTATGCGAGGCGGCATTCGGCCAGGGGTTTATCAAGCAGGTGCCGGTTGATTTGGTGATTACGGCCGATGTGGCCAAATGCGCCCAGCGCTATGGCGAACGCGCCCAGAGATATACGGATATCGAAGCCGGGCATATCGGGCAGAATGTATCGCTGCAGGCCGTATCACTGGGTTTGGGCACGGTCATGATCGGCGCCTTTAATGACGAGGCGGTCAAAGATGTCCTGGCTCTTCCGGATAATGAATCTCCGCTGTATATTATCCCGGTCGGCTATGCCGACGAGTAAATGAGGCAGAGGGTATTCTGAGTTTTACTGTTCAGTGATGCGGTTTTTTTCTTGTCTCAAAGCATCTTTCGTCTATAATAGCCATTATGGTATCCCTTGAGCTTTTGCTAACCCTGAATTCCCTGCGGATTGGTTCGGCATTCTACGAGCGGTTGCTGCGACATTTCGGCTCGGCTGAGGCCATCACACGGGCAAGCCCGGAGAAAATACTCAGGATTCCGCGGGTTTCCACATTTGCCGGAGAACTGCCCAAGGCATTGAGGGAGCAACGGGGCCGGCAGGAATTGGAGCTGGCCCGAAAACACGGCATCAAGGTCATCTCGTTTGAGGATGCGCAATATCCGCCCCGGCTTAAATCAATCTTTGATTATCCCCTGGTGCTATATGTCAAGGGTAATATCAAGGTGCTTGACAATGATCTGGCTGTTGCCATCGTCGGGACACGGCATAACAGTATTTACGGGCAGATGCAGGCCGAGCGGATGGCTTATACCCTGGCGCAGCGCGGGTTCTGCGTGGTCAGCGGCCTGGCCCGGGGCATTGATACCTATGCGCATCAGGGTGTGCTGAAGGTCAAAGGCGGCCAGACCATTGCGGTCCTGGGCAACGGCCTGAAACACGTCTATCCGGCTGAGAACAAGAAACTTCTGGAACGAATCTGCGAGAACGGGGTCGTAGTTTCCGAATTGCCCTTTGCCATGGCGGTTAATAAGATAAATTTCCCGACCCGCAACCGAATTATCAGCGGCCTGAGTTTGGGCACGGTGGTGATAGAAGCGCCATTAAGAAGCGGCGCCTTGATTACGGCTGACTTTGCCCTGGAACAGGGACGGGAGGTTTTTGCCCTGCCTGGCAAAGTGGATAACCCGTCCAGCCAGGGATGCCATAAACTGATTAAACAGGGCGCCAAGCTCATTGAAGGCGTAGAAGATATCCTGGATGAACTCAATATTCCTTCTCCGGCCAGAGAGGTGTCAGTTGGCGCGCGCCTGGTTCAATCGCTGAGTGCCGATGAAAAGTCCTTATTGTCTATACTGGATGCCTCAGAGCAATTGAGCATAGACGATATTATAGACCGGGTTAAACTGCCGTCTTCCCTGGTTTTGACCACGCTCCTGACCCTGGAAATGAAGAAACTGGTCAGGCAGATGCCCGGGAAGAGTTATATTAGAATGTAGTTATGCGATTTGAATATCCACTGGTTCTGTTAGCGATTCCGTTAGCGATAGGGCTGTTGGCGATAATGGAGTTCAGGGCCAGGAAGACAACGCTTCACGCTCGGAGTTTATCCCGCCCAGTGCGGGGCTATACGCTATACACTTCCCTATGCCTGCGCTCGCTTATAATTATTCTGCTTGCCTTTATTGTGTCTGGATTCCGGATAAAAGCCCAGCCTCAAAACCTCTGCCGGATTTATCTGATTGATGATTCCGCCAGCGTGTTTCTTGATAATGATAAGCTGCTGGCATCTATAAATGCTAACATTAAGCAATTAGGCAGGAATGATGTGAGCCGTATTTTATATCTGACCTCTACGGATAAGACAGTGACTAATATCGAAAAGGCGATTTTATCAGCCAAGGGGTCATTCCCGGCCGGGTATCGCAAGGAGATATTACTGTTTAGTGATGGTAACGAGACTGAAGGCGATGCCCGGAAGGTTATTCCGTATCTCAAGCAGGAGGGAATTACGCTTTATACTATCCCGATTGGGCCTAATGAGATAGTAGATATAAAGATAGACAGTGTTGAGGCGCCGAAGTTCGTACGGGAAGGCCAGCCCATAGAACTAAAATGCCGCATATCCAGCACGGTTAATACCATGGTCGATATCCAGGTTTATAGCAATGGTAAACTGATAGGGGAGGCAGACAGGATATCATTATTGAAGGACCAGGATAATCTCGTGGTCGTCAACCTGCAGGCCCAGGCCGAACCAATCCAGTATTATGAAATAAATGTTTCATCTCGAGAACTGCATGAGATAGTAGTGGAGAATAATACCCGGCAAGAGGTTATCCAGAAGATAGGGAAGCCGAAGGTATTATATTTTCCGAGTATTATGATTTCGAATCCAGTACATAGGATGATTCCCCGGATTATCGGATCCGACAATGCATTTGAATTAAAAATAGGGGATATACCGAACGCATTCAAATTATATGACATCATTATAATTGATAATCTTCATTTTAATGAAATTCCTTTTGTGAAAGAGGTAATAATACCGTTTGTTTCCAATGGGGGTGGATTATTGATAGTGGGCGGGCAGAATAGTTTTGGATTAGGTAATTATCAGAATAGCGAGTTTGAGAAGATTCTGCCGGTCTATGCCACGCCGCCTGAGGATTTGTCGCTTGTCGTAATACTGGATGCCTCAGGCAGCATGGATGAGATATCAGGTGTTGCAGGCAAGAACAAGTTCCAAGTGGCATCAGAGGCATTGGAGAGTTTTGCTGCTCTGCTCAGCAAGATAGACAGGTTGGAGGTAATGGCATTTAATCAGGGATATGAGACGATTTTACCGTTCCAGAATGCGGATGATATTGTTTCTAAACTAAAAGATGGTATTGCCAGGGTCAGGCCGACCGGACCGACTGCCATTCTTCCGCCGCTGCAGAGGGCAATCAATACATTGAGCAATTCGCCGTCCGCCAAAAGGCACATCATTTTGTTATCGGACGGACATAGCACTACTAACGAAGCGCTGGATGGTTTTAAGCAGATGGCTGACAAACTCCGTCAGAATAACATTACGATTTCAGTCATTGCCACTGGTGGAAATATCAATGAGGAAACCTTAAAGGCGCTTACCAAAGAGGGAGGGGGCGGAAAAATCTATCGGCTGAATAGTAAAGATAAAGACAGTTTAGCCGTTAACCTAAAAGAGGATTTATCGGCCCACAAGGGGTTCTATCGCGAGGCGGAAAGTTTAGTCGTTTCAGCATTAATAAAAGACGATATCCTTAAGGGCATCGGCAATATTCCGCAGATTTCCGGATATAACCGCACCGCCTTAAAGCCTAATTCGCGTCTGGCGGCGTCCGTGTTAGGCGGCGAGCCGATTATAGCTGACTGGCAGTACGGCCTGGGACGGGTGATGGTCCTGACCACCTCGCTTGATTCCAAATGGACGGTCAGATGGGATAAATGGAATGGGTTAGGGCAGATGATAACCCAGTCATTGCGTTATCTTACCGCTGATATCGGCCAAAATCAGCTATTTGATATCTCAACAGAGGTGCTGGCTGATGGCAGTATTAAATTAGTGGTGAAAGCGCCTGATAATTTACAGCTTGATGCGCAAGTTGAGCCGCTTACCGAAATGGCTACTGATATTCAGACCGTACGGATTTTACAGGTTGCGATTGGCAAATATGAGGCGATTTTGCCGTCTCAAGAAGGGATTGTCATCTCCGTGTTTTACCAGAAAGAGGGCAGTAAACAATTACTTGGCCGGGTTCCGGTAGTTGCCCAGTATGCAAGCGAATGGCGCAGGTTCACGCCGGATATGGGGTTCTTGAGAAACATAGCAGGATCAACAGGGGGGAAGCTATTCACCGCCGATGAATTTATAAAAGGAGCTACGCTAAATGCGATTAACAATAAATCCGAGACATCCTACCGTAATATAAGTGCCATATTGATACTGGCGGCATTAGGCGTATTTCTAGCAGACTTGTTAATCAGGCGATAGTCACTAAATCCGTTGATGCGTTACTTCTTCTTGATATTTTTCTCTGAATCATCATCAGAGGAGTCTTTTCCTGTTTTATCTTCAGATTTATCATTGTTTTCCGTGTTTTCATATAACAGGGTGACATCCTTAATCTGAAGCTTGCCATCCTGCATAACAATAACGATGCGGCCTCGCTTATCAAGCCCAATCTTTTCCAGTTCCTCATCCTTGAGAGTATGGGATCCGATCTCGTTTCCGTTACATGATGCTGATATTTCTGTCCCTCTGGACGTGAATTTTAGGGTATTCCAGTCGTTGTTCTTATAATCGACATCTTCCAGTGATTCGCTTTCCCACGGTTTAAGAACTTGAACAAGAATAGATCCATATCCGGGGATGGTTTCGTAGTCCCGGTAGCTTCCCATCACCTGTACTTTTTTACCGCTTGTATCTATACTCGCTCCGACAAAATTGTAATCGTCGTTCATTTTGCAAATGATAAATGCCGGTCCTTTGTCTGGTCCGATTTTACCCTGGAATTTGAAGATGATACTTATGGTATAGTCAAGGCAGGTTGGTTCTTTGTAACGTATCATAGTGTACTCGGAGGCGCAATTGATAGTGGAATCTTTTACTGTCCACCCGCCCGCTTCCTCATCTTCGTCATCCTGTTCCCAGTTATTGATATCCTTGCCATTGAATAGTTTAATCTCGGTAGTTACAGAGTTGGTGGAGCCTTCCTTGGATTTTAGTTCGCAAATACGCAGCATCTGGTTGAGGTCACTGGTATTTTCCGTCACCGGCATTGTCCCGCCATATTTCCCTTTCAATTCATCAAGGTTTTGTTTGGCTTCAGACCATTTGCCGGATTTGAATAAATCCACTGTTTTATTCAACAGCACTTCCGCCTCTTCGTCTTTTAATCCATCGGCGCCTTCACGGAAATGGAATTTCATGACATAGTTCTTCCATTGTTCTTCCAGCTCTTCCATATTGATAGGCGTTTTTCCGTCCTTGGAGACGAAGCTATATTTATAGACGTCATCTAATGTCTTGATTTGACTATCTTTTTTCTTGCCGGCATTAAACTGGGTATAGTCCATAAATGCGTTGAAAAGCCGCCCCATGATGTAGAAGTAATCGCCGGCCGGATATGGCTTGGTTTTATCCTCTTTTTTGGGATAGGTAAGGAGGAAATGAATAAATGACCAGGCCTCGGCATAGCAGAGCGAACCGTTAGTGTAAAAAGTCCTTTTGTCCATTTTCATCAGGTCTGCCAAGGGATAATATTTCTTGTTTCGGATGGCTCTTTGAATAGTCGGCAGTCTTCCCGTGGCAATAGGGCCTTTATGCAGGCACATTCTGAATTTTCCGTCTCTCACTTCGGAATTGCCCATACAATCGGCCACGCCCTCATCGTACCAGCGGGGCACGCCTTCTATTTCCTCATAAGGCCTGCCGAAAATCATATGATGGAATTGATGGACGCCCTCATGGGACAGATAATTATATATTTTTTCCTTATTTTTAGAGAAGAAACCGCACAGATATTTTTCCGAAGGGCTGTAAAAGGCGCCGGCATTCCCCAGGAGGGTTCCTTTGACAAACTGTTTCCGGTTCTTGTACATCTTGATTTCAAATGGTTTTCCCAATGCGCCGCTCCAGTTGAGGAGTTTAGAAAGGGCATTAAAAGACAGTTCCATCCGGTCCAGCAGTTTTCTGCCGTCTGTCTCGGGCGCCGTGGTTCTCAGGGTATAGTGGCTCTCGGCGCTTTTCTTCAGTTTGAGCCATTCCTTGTCGGGCGGGTCTTCACCGCCGTACCGCTGCGCCCAGATAACAATACCGATAAGAAATATCAAACAAGCGGATGTTATCAAAAGAGGCCAATTCGAGATTCTCTTGA
This window contains:
- a CDS encoding SagB/ThcOx family dehydrogenase, whose amino-acid sequence is MTEKGEIMKEITLPAAKATGQMPLEEAIQKRKSVRKYSTKELTLEQVAQILWAANGANPRTKNFIARNVPSAGGIFPMTVYLLNKNGIYRYQPLTHSLALVKEGDARKELCEAAFGQGFIKQVPVDLVITADVAKCAQRYGERAQRYTDIEAGHIGQNVSLQAVSLGLGTVMIGAFNDEAVKDVLALPDNESPLYIIPVGYADE
- the dprA gene encoding DNA-protecting protein DprA; the encoded protein is MVSLELLLTLNSLRIGSAFYERLLRHFGSAEAITRASPEKILRIPRVSTFAGELPKALREQRGRQELELARKHGIKVISFEDAQYPPRLKSIFDYPLVLYVKGNIKVLDNDLAVAIVGTRHNSIYGQMQAERMAYTLAQRGFCVVSGLARGIDTYAHQGVLKVKGGQTIAVLGNGLKHVYPAENKKLLERICENGVVVSELPFAMAVNKINFPTRNRIISGLSLGTVVIEAPLRSGALITADFALEQGREVFALPGKVDNPSSQGCHKLIKQGAKLIEGVEDILDELNIPSPAREVSVGARLVQSLSADEKSLLSILDASEQLSIDDIIDRVKLPSSLVLTTLLTLEMKKLVRQMPGKSYIRM
- a CDS encoding VWA domain-containing protein; protein product: MSGFRIKAQPQNLCRIYLIDDSASVFLDNDKLLASINANIKQLGRNDVSRILYLTSTDKTVTNIEKAILSAKGSFPAGYRKEILLFSDGNETEGDARKVIPYLKQEGITLYTIPIGPNEIVDIKIDSVEAPKFVREGQPIELKCRISSTVNTMVDIQVYSNGKLIGEADRISLLKDQDNLVVVNLQAQAEPIQYYEINVSSRELHEIVVENNTRQEVIQKIGKPKVLYFPSIMISNPVHRMIPRIIGSDNAFELKIGDIPNAFKLYDIIIIDNLHFNEIPFVKEVIIPFVSNGGGLLIVGGQNSFGLGNYQNSEFEKILPVYATPPEDLSLVVILDASGSMDEISGVAGKNKFQVASEALESFAALLSKIDRLEVMAFNQGYETILPFQNADDIVSKLKDGIARVRPTGPTAILPPLQRAINTLSNSPSAKRHIILLSDGHSTTNEALDGFKQMADKLRQNNITISVIATGGNINEETLKALTKEGGGGKIYRLNSKDKDSLAVNLKEDLSAHKGFYREAESLVVSALIKDDILKGIGNIPQISGYNRTALKPNSRLAASVLGGEPIIADWQYGLGRVMVLTTSLDSKWTVRWDKWNGLGQMITQSLRYLTADIGQNQLFDISTEVLADGSIKLVVKAPDNLQLDAQVEPLTEMATDIQTVRILQVAIGKYEAILPSQEGIVISVFYQKEGSKQLLGRVPVVAQYASEWRRFTPDMGFLRNIAGSTGGKLFTADEFIKGATLNAINNKSETSYRNISAILILAALGVFLADLLIRR
- a CDS encoding DUF1080 domain-containing protein, which codes for MIIKRISNWPLLITSACLIFLIGIVIWAQRYGGEDPPDKEWLKLKKSAESHYTLRTTAPETDGRKLLDRMELSFNALSKLLNWSGALGKPFEIKMYKNRKQFVKGTLLGNAGAFYSPSEKYLCGFFSKNKEKIYNYLSHEGVHQFHHMIFGRPYEEIEGVPRWYDEGVADCMGNSEVRDGKFRMCLHKGPIATGRLPTIQRAIRNKKYYPLADLMKMDKRTFYTNGSLCYAEAWSFIHFLLTYPKKEDKTKPYPAGDYFYIMGRLFNAFMDYTQFNAGKKKDSQIKTLDDVYKYSFVSKDGKTPINMEELEEQWKNYVMKFHFREGADGLKDEEAEVLLNKTVDLFKSGKWSEAKQNLDELKGKYGGTMPVTENTSDLNQMLRICELKSKEGSTNSVTTEIKLFNGKDINNWEQDDEDEEAGGWTVKDSTINCASEYTMIRYKEPTCLDYTISIIFKFQGKIGPDKGPAFIICKMNDDYNFVGASIDTSGKKVQVMGSYRDYETIPGYGSILVQVLKPWESESLEDVDYKNNDWNTLKFTSRGTEISASCNGNEIGSHTLKDEELEKIGLDKRGRIVIVMQDGKLQIKDVTLLYENTENNDKSEDKTGKDSSDDDSEKNIKKK